Proteins encoded by one window of Microtus pennsylvanicus isolate mMicPen1 chromosome 18, mMicPen1.hap1, whole genome shotgun sequence:
- the Nsmce3 gene encoding non-structural maintenance of chromosomes element 3 homolog produces the protein MLQKPRGRGRPSTQTDREREWEDAGEEAPSTSRGTGGSSQGSRASLQRTQKQLDLKVADLVQFLLIKDQKKIPIKRADILKHVMGDYRDVYPHMLKLAAERLQYVFGYKLVELEPKSHTYILINTLEPVEEDAEVRGDQGTPTTGLLMIVLGLIFMKGNTITETEVWDFLRRLGVYPTKKHLIFGDPKKLITEDFVRQRYLEYRRIPHTDPVDYELQWGPRTNLETSKMKVLKFVAKVHNQDPKDWPTQYCEALADEENRARPAASAPTTPLELLRCSLRNSRNPGEKNRARGLEEA, from the coding sequence ATGTTGCAGAAGCCCAGGGGCCGCGGCCGGCCCAGCACGCAGACCGATAGGGAGCGGGAGTGGGAAGACGCTGGCGAGGAGGCTCCCAGCACGTCCCGCGGTACGGGCGGCTCGTCCCAGGGCTCCCGCGCCTCCTTGCAACGCACCCAGAAGCAGCTGGATCTGAAGGTGGCTGACCTGGTGCAGTTTCTGCTGATCAAGGACCAGAAGAAGATCCCCATCAAGCGTGCCGACATCTTGAAGCACGTGATGGGTGACTACCGGGACGTATACCCCCACATGCTGAAGCTGGCCGCCGAGCGCCTCCAATACGTGTTCGGGTACAAGCTGGTGGAGCTGGAGCCCAAGAGCCACACCTACATCCTCATCAACACGCTGGAGCCGGTGGAGGAGGACGCCGAAGTGAGGGGCGACCAGGGCACACCCACCACGGGCCTGCTCATGATAGTCTTGGGGCTCATCTTCATGAAAGGTAACACCATCACGGAGACCGAGGTCTGGGACTTTCTGCGGCGACTCGGGGTGTACCCCACTAAGAAGCATTTAATTTTTGGTGACCCAAAGAAACTCATTACTGAAGACTTCGTGCGGCAGCGTTACCTGGAGTACCGGAGGATCCCCCACACCGATCCTGTGGACTATGAGCTTCAGTGGGGCCCGCGAACCAACCTGGAAACCAGCAAGATGAAAGTTCTTAAGTTCGTGGCCAAAGTCCACAATCAGGACCCCAAAGACTGGCCCACACAATACTGCGAGGCCTTGGCGGATGAGGAGAATAGGGCCAGACCTGCAGCTAGCGCTCCAACCACTCCTCTTGAACTCttgaggtgcagtctgaggaaCTCCCGAAACCCAGGAGAAAAGAACAGGGCGAGGGGGTTGGAGGAAGCGTGA